The DNA window CTCAGCACAGGGCTGCACCTCCACTGCCCTGGCCTGGAAGGTTGCCCACGCCTCCTCCGTCTCCTGGGCTGAAATCAGCCTTCAGGTATCCCAGGTCATTTTCTACTCACTCAGccctcttcatttgttcattcattcattcattcattcactgagctCCAAGCACACTCCCAGGcgtgggccaggcactgggaccctggggggagcggggggaggggagggtaagATGCCCTGGAAGCTGCAGGTCTGCTGGAGGAACCGGCTTCACATTCAGCCCCCGCCGTGCGACTGTAAGTTCCAGGCGCACCAGCCTTACCAGGGCCCCTGGCCAtacatcaatgaatgaatgaatgaatattaggTCTGCACACAGTCTGAGGGCCTTGGCCTCTCAGGGGGCAGGTGGCGACCTATGGGAAGCACTGAAGGCAGGTGCCAGGAGACCAGCTGGCCCTCGGACAGCCTCCACTCTGACCAGACCAAGGTCAGGAGGGTAGGCCTGACTCTGGGAGTGTGTTAAGAGCTGCAGGGCGAGGGGAACCCACAGCTCCCGGAGCCCCGTCCCCAGTCCTTTGCCCTCTGTGTCCAGCAAGGGAGCGAGGACTTGCCCTCCATGAATCCAACTCAGAGCCCTGGAAGCAGGCCTTGATTCTGGGAGAGGAGGGGTCAGAGGGTGCAGGGACTCCTGCCATTAGCAGGCCCCTCTCCAAGAGCCCAAGAGCTCCCAGGAGGtgccaggccccgcccctgcaGGCAGCTGTGCCCACAGCACCCCATATTGCACAGCAGGAAATTGGGGTGCCCAGGAGGCCGGTGGGGGGCTGACCCAGAGTCCCAGGCGGAATGGGGAAGGAGCTGGCTCTGACTAAGCTGAACTCCTCcggcccccccctccccccagcagtcTGCTTGTCCTTCGGGAGAGCAGGGGAGGCGTCCTGTGTTAGTGCGTGGTGAGGGCAGTGCCCAGGCAATCCCTCTGCTGCCCCCCACCCGGCAAGACACTCATCATAGTTCCACTGATATCATGGGGGGGGTGCCCCATGAGTGAGGGGCTGCTACCCTCGTCCCTCAGTCCTCAGTGAGGACCCCTGACCTGCTTGAGGTGCAGGCGCAGGGCCCTGTGTCAGCATGTCCCTGTCATTCCGGCCACCGTTCCTTCCTTCACCGGGGAACCTCCTGCAGATTCGAGAGGGAGGACTGGGGTGGGAGCCCCACTGCCCTCGcagaagggagagaaggtggAGAAGCCCTGGCAGGGGCAGCGGAGCCAAGAGCTGCATGTGCCCTGTTTCCTTCTTAGAGCCCCCGGGTCCTGGGCTTGGGCGCCAGAGGCAGAAgaagccagccctgccccaggggaCAGGAATCCCCAACTGATTCCATCAGCTTCGGGTCACTCAGCACAagaggtaatttttttccctgcctGGGGCGGTCCTGGTCTCTTCCGTTTTCTTGCCGGTTCAGAGAGCCGCCGGCGATTACTGGTTTGGTGGCAGGTCAAGGGGACCTGGGGAGGGTGTGTCCACTTGGCGCCCCCTCGCCACCCCCCATCCTCCACTGGTCCTGCCCAGAAGCAGTGGGCAGCCGGGACGGTTTGAACAGGCCGTGCCCTTCCCCGAGCTCCCCTAGCTCCCTATTCCCTCCCTCACCACTAGCTGGGCTAGTTTAAGGCTGATCTCTAAGCCCTAGGTCACGCCCCAGGGTCCCGCCCAGAAGCCCGACACCCCGCGgcgcagggagggagagggacgggGGCAAATTCCCTTCTGCGAGCTCACCTGGAATCAGGGCTTCTATcgcctgtctcccctcccccggcATCCCCAGCACCCACCCTCTGTGAGATTTTGGGTGCCCGGTGGTACCACCCCGAGAGTTGGAGCCTGTTGTGTTAAACCTCCCTGGGCCCCAAAGGAAACTGAGAGAACCGCCCAGGGCGAGGGAAACCCTGTCCAGGGACAGAGCGGAGACTGGAGGCGCTTGGGCGCCGAGAGGGACCCTCGCACCTCCGCCACCGCGCCGGGGGGAGGGGCGttctggggtgggggcggggggagaaaaGGGGGAGGGCAGCGATCGCTCAAGAGCAACCTTGGGCCCCTTGCGGTCTGGGCACGACCTCTGAGCCCCAAAAGGTGGGCAGCGCTGGGCCCCGCCGGGCGTTTTCCATCCTCCGCTCTCCCTGCCAATCCCACATCAACCCTGGGAGGGGCGCAGGAGTATTTTGCCCCActgcacagatggggaaactgaggcgtgAAGAAATCCTCCTCCACGGTTACGTCGGGAGGACGCGGCAGGACCAAAGGCGAAATTTGGTTTACAGACTAACGGGGTCGGGGTGTAGGGGAAGGGACCAAGGTTCAGAGGACGCAGAGGAGAGGGCTTGGCAAGCCCAGGTGTGGATGGCGGAGTCTGCTCGGCTCTGAGGCGTCTGGGGACGCGGAGGGCAGGCTCCCACCCAGAGGCTCCCGGGACTCGGACGCCCGGAAAGCGACGCGGCTCTCCGTTTTCGTTGTTGCCACAGGGCCCTGCCTGCGCGCAGCCGGAACCTGGAGCAGGAGGCGGCGGCCGCGTCTACGCGGGCAGCGTTCCGGAGCGACCGCAGTGCCACCTCTGCGGGGCGGAGCTCTGCCCGCGCCGCAGGGCCAGGGCGCTGAGGGGAACGAAGTTGCTCCCCACGTGCGCGGGCGGGCGGCCCGGGGGTGCGGGCGGCGCGAGGGTCCTCTCTCCAGGTGGGGCGGGGTGAACGCGAGGCTCAGGATCCGCGCAAATTGGACGACGGAATTCTTAAGCGGGTTTTGAAAAGTTCTGGCATGGAGAGGGAAAGCGTGGGAAACCGATTCCGTTTACTGCTCTCGGCGGCCGAGGCCGGAGCCAGAGCCGGAGCCCGCGCGCGGTTGCTGGAGCCCCGGGACTTAGCCGCTGAGTCCCTCCCGCTTTGCGCGCTGCGGCGGAACGAGTCGCCAGGGACTTCCTGCGCTTCTTGGGGTGCCGGTTTGGGCCGAGATACTGGAGTCAACTCCCACCTGGCTCAAACGAGGGAGTTCAAGCCCACAGCCTCAatctcttaaattaaaaaaaagaaaacaaaactcatcACATCCCCCCAAAGCACGTGGCAGACCCCAGGTGCCCCTTATGAGCATCTGCGCTCCTGCAAGATGGTGGCCTTAGCCAGGACTCCAAGATCCCCGCAGAGAAATCACCGGAGCCCTCCCAAGGGGCTGCCGGTCTACAAGAGAGAGCGTCCTCCTGCCTGAGAAGGAAGTAGGCTTCTAAACATCTGGGGTTTGTTCGAAATCAGCTACATGGCTCACATTCCTGGGAAGTCTTGGTTGGGAGCGTCCCAACCCTCTCTGTGACCCACTCCAGAACCAGGGACTGGGTGTGGGTGCCGGGAGGCCTCCGCTCTGAGTCGCCACATAGCTTCTGAACTCGCTGGCCAGAAATCGGGTCCTGTGTGCTTCTGGCTTCTAAACTTACCTGGGTCACAGCGAGTGTCTCTGGGCCTGGGGTAGGAAGAGGGGCAAAAGGAGGTCTGAAATACTAACCCCAGGGTCCAGGGAGGCTCCTGTGGTCCCAGTCTGGGGCTGAGGAGCGGTGCTGGGGCAGCACCCACCGTGGGGCCAGTGTGGAGGTCCGGCCGGGGAGGAAAGGGCTCTGTGGGTTGCctgtgcccccccaccccatgctggACCAAACACTGTTCACCCCAGGCTGGAAGCCCTCTGCATTCAGCCCCCGACTGGGTCCCCTGCTGGCCACAGAGACCATCTCCGCTCTCTTCTGTGTGCAGTGGGAACCATACTGCTTGTCCCCAAGCATCCCGCGTGGTCTCCTGCTGCTGCTCAAATGGGGGCCATTTCCACCTAGTGTGGGGCAGAATGTGCCCAGGGAGGGAGACCCCCATCTCGGCCTGACTCGGTGGCCCCAAGTCGGGGGTGGGGCGAGGACTGGTGGTCTGGACGCCTCCTGGGGCAATTCCGGGTCTCCGGAGAGGAGACCCCACGTCAACGAACGGAGCCTGCTTTTATTCTCTCAGCTACTCTTTTCTGAGCAGAAACTGGAGGGTGAACAGAACTTGACTTGTCATCCGATGGAGCCTGGAGACTGAGTGCCTGGAGCCAGTGGCCAAATTCAGCGAACACTGAGGGGAACGTGGAGGAAAGCAGCGGGAACCTAGCGGAGTCAGTGCATCTGGCCCGTTGGCTGCCTGTTCCCACCCCGCAGCCACAGTCTGCAGAGGTCCTGCGCTGGGCCGCTGGACGGCTCTGACCCTGCACCTCCAGGCCCACAGACCTCACGATGTGGACCTCCTCTCCACAGGCACGGCCTCTTCCAGTTGGCATGGGGCCCCTTCCTGGCCGAGCAAAGGGACCCTCCAGCCCCGCAGTTTGGACGCTGGGAGTGCACGGTACCCCAGTGTGGTTTATTACAAATGGGCTTCTTGGGAGCCCTGGGGCCCGCAGTGAGGCTTACGATAGCCCTGCAGGAGCAACTTCACGTGCTCTCTCCCGAGCCCAGCCTTTTCTCAAAGGAGTTCATCTGGTCTTGGGTCTCCAGCTGCACCTCCCTGCTTGCTGGTGAGGCTGGGAGTGTGCTGAGCTCTGGCCTGAAGCAGGATTCTAGGTTGCGGCAGAAGTTGGTGGTAGAAGTCCCCCCTCCCGTCCCCTAGACCGCAGCATTGAAGTCTGTTCCCAAACACCATAGGGCGTAGAGCACATCACTGTGGCCGACCCACACGCCACCAGCCTTGGACAGTCTGGCAGGGACAGAAGCCCCTGTGGAGGGCACCAGGGACGGGGTGGGTGGCACTTGCGTACTCCCACCCCAGTGCGGAGTCCCCAGGTCCCAGCTTTGGCCCGGCCACAAGAATCCCCAAAGCTTAGCTCAGTTTGAAAACAGCCTTTAAACCTTTTGGTACCATTGAAATGAAAACTGCCCTATTCTGGCTGAGCGCCCCCCTGGCCCAAGCTGTTTCCCCAAGTCTCTTAATGTCCGCGGTGGGGCAGGACACAGAGCTGGGCGCCCCGGAGGACCTGCATCTGATTTCCCCTGCTCCACCCTTTTGCTCCTCAGGACTCTCCCTGAGGCCTGACCTGCTCTCCGTCAGGTCTAAGTCTCACCACGCGGGGGCAGGGCCTGGCCAGGCCGGGACCCAACCTCGGCCAGGGCCATGGCCTTGGGGACGGCCCGCCCGGGCTTCTCAAGCTGATGGGGCTGATTCGAGAGAGCACCCTGGGGGTGTCGGCACCTCGGCTGTCTTCCTGGTCACCCTTGACCGCTAGCTTACTCCTCCCCAGGCAGGCTCGGAGCTGTagtcctccccaccctccagggcCCTAGGGGACACCGGCCAGAGACAGCACCGACAGGCCCTCTCCCCGGACGCCCGCCCTCCTCTCCTGGGCCCCGGCAAGGGTGCAGTCCCAGAGTCTGGAGACTGCTCCACAATTGTCACCACCGCATGAGCTGAGGGAGGGAGCACAGAGAGGGCCTGAGTGAGCTGGGGCACCCCCAGAAGAGGCTGGGCCTTCCTGACCTCGGGTCCTGCTGGCTGCCACCTGGGTGGGAGAAACAGTGCTACgctgggggtcggggtggggaagggactcCCTCTCTCTGCAGGTGGGAGGGCTTCACAGGAGCCACTGTATTCCCCCCAGGTCTCACACCTAACCTGGCTGGGAGAATCTGGGGTGCCGAGGCGGGAGGGCGACCCTGTGTTTGTGTTCTCCTGGCCAGCGCCCCAGCGCAATTCTGCTCCCTGCTGGAGCCTGCCGTGGCTGGGTGAGGGAGACAGCTCCAGAGCGGGGGGCTCCagctcccttcctgcctctcccagcgacccctccacatacacacacaccctgggcTTGAGAGGGCTCTGAGCCCACGAGGACCCAGGGCAGCCACGCCCTAGCCCCTCGTGGGGACTCTCCTCCAAGCCCCGGAGGGCCTGGCAACAAGGCCCAGGGACCCTCTGAGCCTGGCGGTTCTCTGCCCAGTCTCCGAGGAAAGATGGTCAGGGTTCGGGAGGCGGCGAGGGGGAGGCGGCGAGCCACAGGCCATCGGAGGGCAGCGGGCCAGGGGACTGAGCTGATGGTGAATTCGGGGCCGCCACCGCAGGCAACACTCACCAAGGGCCGGAAACAACAGAGGCGGCGGTCAGTGGGCATCCCGGCCGGGCAGAGAGCGCCTTCTCCGTCCGGGGCAGTAAGCGGGCGGGCGCAAGCCTggacaccccaccccccagcagtgGGGGCTCCGTCGGGGTTCGAATCCCGGCAGGGAAGCGGCTGAGGACGGCGGAGAGGCCAGGGTGGAAGGCCCAGCGCGCTGCCGCCGCTGGCTTTTGACAAGCCCGGCTCCGTCGGGCTTTCCTCTGGGGTAGCGTGGGCCATGCGCCCCTTGGCATCGGGGCGCCTCTGCTAGGACCCCAGGGTCTCGGGGGCAGCTCCTTGGACATTGCCAGTTCACCTCTTTTATGGCGAGGGCGCGGGGTTCCGAATGTAGGTCCCAGCGGAGGCGCCACTGGTCTCACTGCACAACAAAGGGGAGGGGCACGGCCCGAAGCCCACCCAGGGCGGCAAAGACCCCGCACCGCGCACACGACCCCTCCCCGGCTCAGGGAGACTCTCTGGCAGCTCCAAGTCCCGCAGCCTGGCAGAACCCTGGTACTTGAAAGAGCGCGGGGGTCAGCGCCTCCGTTTGCTTCCAATTCCTTCTCGAATCCCAGACATACTCGAATGAGCAGTTCTCACCGTCCCCTCCAGGCCCCTGGGCCCGGAACACACTGCCTGCGCCCAGCCTGCCCCTCCGCCGCCGCACCGCCGAATTTGAGGGCTGTGGGGCAGAAGCAACGCCCAGTCGGCTCCCGCCAGCGCTCCGGCACCTGCTCCTCCGCCGGCTCTCCAGCCCGAGACGCACCTGGGCCGCGCGAGGCGAGGGGGACGTGTCCCCAGAGGCTCCGGTCGCTCGAGGTGGCCCAGCTCGGGCGCTCGCGCCGTTGGGTACTCACCTGGGGCCGCGGAGGCAGGAGAGAGCGGGCCCGCCCGAGGCGGCGAGGTGCAGGGCGCCCGGCGCTGGGACGGCTGCCCCGGCGCCGCCTCCCCAGTGCCCGGCGCGCTGCTCCCTGCGGCTCCGTGCGGGACCGAGGGCGGCGGGTCCGAGTTCCGCCCGCCGGCCCGGGCAGTGGCGGAGCGCGGAGCTGGCGGCGCTGCCGCTGTTGTTTTTGAGCCGCGGAGCCCGAAGCTAGAGCGGTTGGGTGGGGGCgaaggggtgggggcggggtgggggcggagGCGGGGGCCGGGGAGGCCCGAGGGGGGCGGCGGGGCCCGAAGGGGGCTTCGAAGGAGCCGGGTTCGGGCGATCGCGGGCCAGGGGCAGGGGCGGAGGGAAAAGCCAGGAGGAAAGCGGGCTGGGGCGACGGTGAACGCAAAGCTTTTTAATTAGTCATAAAATGCAATAAGACGAAGCAAAACCAGCCAGACCCGCGTCCGAACTGTCGGCGCGTTTGCCCCCAGATCCAAGGAAGTCTCGAGGACAAACCCCGCCGCCACTCCA is part of the Balaenoptera musculus isolate JJ_BM4_2016_0621 chromosome 1, mBalMus1.pri.v3, whole genome shotgun sequence genome and encodes:
- the LOC118881348 gene encoding uncharacterized protein LOC118881348 is translated as MSKELPPRPWGPSRGAPMPRGAWPTLPQRKARRSRACQKPAAAARWAFHPGLSAVLSRFPAGIRTPTEPPLLGGGVSRLAPARLLPRTEKALSARPGCPLTAASVVSGPCHGRLQQGAELRWGAGQENTNTGSPSRLGTPDSPSQVAASRTRGQEGPASSGGAPAHSGPLCAPSLSSCGGDNCGAVSRLWDCTLAGAQERRAGVRGEGLSVLSLAGVP